Below is a genomic region from Bacteroidia bacterium.
GCAGACCGAAAAGTATGTTCTGTGGATGAAACACCGGAAGGCTGGATGGGATTAGATATAGGGGAAAAAACAATTGCAATGTTTAGAGAAGCCATTTTAAACTCTAAAACCATCTTATGGAATGGACCCATGGGTGTATTTGAAATGGAAAATTTTGCACAAGGCACCATATCCATTGCCAAATCAGTAGCCGAGGCTTCCCAAACCAAATCGGCTTTTTCTCTGGTAGGAGGTGGGGATTCGGTTGCGGCTGTAAACAAATTTAATTTAGCTGACAAAGTAAGTTATGTTAGCACCGGAGGTGGTGCAATGCTTGAATATTTAGAAGGAAAAGTATTGCCTGGCGTTAGGGCAATTAAGGGTTAATTTGAACAAGATGGCAATTTATATAAATGGTTTAGGAAATATTTCGGCTCAAAAAACCTGGGATAATTCTCAGTTCTTAACTGAAATTACCGAGTACCAGGATAATTATCTAAAATCCGTTGATCCGGATTATAAAGAATTCATTAATCCGGTAGCTATTCGGAGGATGAGTCATGTTATCAAGATGGGCATTGCTTCGGCCAAAATTTGTTTGAAAGATGCCGGTTTAGACATGCCTGATGCAATAATTACCGGCACAGGATTTGGCTGTATTGAGGACACCGAAAAATTTTTGATTCAGGTTATTGACAATGCCGAAGAACAACTTACTCCTACGGCTTTTATGCAAAGCACTCACAATGCTGTAAATGGGCAATTGGCAATTATTTTAGGTTGCAAGAATTATAATTTTACCTATTGTCAAAGAGGTTTTTCATTTGAGAACGCCTTATTGGAT
It encodes:
- the pgk gene encoding phosphoglycerate kinase; translation: ADRKVCSVDETPEGWMGLDIGEKTIAMFREAILNSKTILWNGPMGVFEMENFAQGTISIAKSVAEASQTKSAFSLVGGGDSVAAVNKFNLADKVSYVSTGGGAMLEYLEGKVLPGVRAIKG